A section of the Spirosoma pollinicola genome encodes:
- a CDS encoding acyl-CoA dehydrogenase family protein, translating into MDTLLPMPPIGSTSTLAVDLESDQLNSLLEKIADAASLTDTDKTFPEDAFGWMADAGLLNVTLPGHQLDNQLPKTDLLLHLLKRVGAANLAVGRVYEGHINAVNLIHLYATPTQKEAWHADVGEHKRLFSVWNTQAGDGVKIHAIGHGRYRLEGAKTFCSGAGYIHRPLVTGQLLGAQKQGWQMCIIPTERVKPIPQDDSFWQPLGMRASVSYKLDFTGVELDENDLLGQPDDYYRQPYFSGGAIRFAAVQLGGAEALYEATRAFLASMGRTDDSFQRTRLAEMAWLIESGNQWLNAAGSRTDAWQASGDEADKIVAYANMTRTAIEEICLRVMPLAERSVGARGLMRPLPFERIHRDLTFYLRQPAPDATILDIGRYVLDTKQPANDLWR; encoded by the coding sequence ATGGATACGCTTTTACCGATGCCCCCAATTGGTTCTACGTCAACGTTGGCAGTAGATTTGGAATCAGACCAACTGAATAGCTTACTGGAAAAGATTGCTGATGCTGCCTCTCTAACAGATACGGATAAAACATTTCCCGAAGATGCCTTTGGCTGGATGGCTGATGCTGGTTTGCTGAACGTTACCCTTCCGGGCCATCAACTTGATAATCAACTTCCTAAGACAGACCTTTTACTACACCTGCTGAAACGGGTTGGCGCTGCAAATCTGGCTGTTGGGCGAGTCTATGAGGGACATATCAATGCTGTGAATCTGATTCATTTATACGCTACTCCGACGCAGAAAGAAGCCTGGCATGCCGATGTAGGTGAGCATAAACGATTGTTTAGTGTTTGGAACACACAGGCAGGCGACGGGGTGAAAATTCACGCAATTGGGCATGGCCGCTATCGGCTGGAAGGAGCGAAAACGTTCTGTTCAGGAGCCGGGTATATTCATCGGCCACTGGTAACCGGCCAATTGCTTGGCGCTCAGAAACAAGGGTGGCAAATGTGTATCATCCCAACCGAACGGGTGAAGCCGATACCGCAGGACGATAGTTTCTGGCAACCGCTGGGCATGCGGGCTTCCGTGAGTTATAAGCTTGATTTTACGGGTGTTGAACTGGACGAAAACGATCTGTTAGGACAACCTGATGACTACTATCGGCAGCCGTATTTTAGCGGGGGAGCTATCCGTTTTGCCGCCGTTCAATTGGGTGGGGCAGAAGCTCTTTATGAGGCAACACGGGCATTTCTGGCCTCGATGGGTCGTACAGACGATTCGTTTCAGCGTACCAGATTGGCCGAAATGGCCTGGCTTATTGAATCGGGAAATCAGTGGCTCAATGCCGCTGGTTCGAGAACGGATGCCTGGCAGGCGAGTGGAGACGAAGCGGATAAGATCGTTGCGTATGCCAACATGACCCGAACGGCCATCGAAGAAATCTGTCTGCGGGTCATGCCCCTTGCCGAACGTTCTGTAGGAGCGCGGGGTCTTATGCGCCCGCTGCCTTTTGAGCGTATCCACCGCGATTTAACCTTTTACTTACGACAACCCGCTCCCGATGCCACCATTCTGGATATTGGACGGTATGTGCTCGATACTAAACAGCCTGCAAATGACCTCTGGCGTTGA